One Capra hircus breed San Clemente chromosome 3, ASM170441v1, whole genome shotgun sequence genomic window, ccctatcaaaatcccaatggcatttttttcagaaatagaaaaaaactatcctaaaattcatatggaatctcaAAAGACCCCAAGTcatcaaaacaatcttgagaaagaagaataaagctggaggCCTCACACGTCCTGATTTCAAAAcacattacaaagctacagtaatccaaACAGTATCAACAGGCAAAAGGACAGACATACAGGCCAATGGGCCAGAATGGAGAGCCCAAAACTACACCCTCATATATTTGATTGAATGATTTTCAATAAGGATATCAACACCACACAATGGGGAAgtgatagtctcttcaacaaatggtgttaggaaaactggatattcataTACAAAGGAATGAATCTGGACCCTTAccttacaccatatacaaaaattaactcaaatgggAACCTAAACatagacctgaaactataaaactcatagaagaaaacTTAGGGAGACATCCTCAGGACATTGTAACAAGCAAATATTCCTTGAcatcaaatactttggccacctgatgcaaaaaaactgactcattgaaaaaaaagaccctgatgctgggaaagactgaaggcaggaggagaaagggacgacagaagatgaggtggttggatggcatcgccgactcaatggacgtgagtttgagcaagctccgggagctggtgatggacagagaggcctggcgtgctacagtccatggggtcgcaaggagtcagtcagacacgaccgagtgactaaattgaactgaactgatgacaccaaaaaaaagtaacaaaaagcaaaaaaaaaaagaaaccaagtaAACAAATAGACAAATGGCACCATATTAAACATATAGTTTGACTGCAAGCTCATACTGAGGCAGGTCACTTTTAGAAGGTTGAGGATCTATAATGGATTCCAATAAAACTATGAAACTGTTTATGACAGTGCATCTTTTGAAAAACCTTAAACCTTGGGGTACACTTCCTGGAGTTGAAAACCACTGATCCAGAGCCCTGCAGGCTGGCCCTCCTGCCCTATTTCTCCTGGGGGCATGTGCCGTCTTTCCATGGCAGGGAAGAAACACAGAAGCTGTCATTGTCCCCCACATCAGGTGTAACACCTAACTCTGGCCTCCAACAGCCCTCTTTCTTTGCACCCCACTTCCTCATCCCGTAGACTTCTCTATGTACTAGAATCATCTATTGGTGAGACTTCAGTATCTCAGTCCTACTCATGATTCAACATGAGAGCTGTGGCCCCCTCTCCTGCAACTGCACTGAGAGCTAAACGGGATGCACTGTGTGCCCAGAAGTTGAATGTGAGTTGAGTTTGGGCTAAGAGGGCCCAGAGGTAATGACACGTCACCTTGGCCCTTCAAGGAGGAGGGAAGAAGTTGCTGGCCTATTGCTGACAGCGCCTGCAGGGTCCCAGagtccttctttcttcctctgccctTGGGGTTTCTCAGGAGATTCCCCCTAGTTGCTCCCTTGCCTTAGGGCCCGTGGCAAAGATCACCAAAGCACGAGGAGGTTCCAAGGCTGGAAAGGCTTTAATAAACATGACAGAAGGACTGGGTAAGGGGGAGGAAAACTCTAGATCCAGCCTTTTTCCCATTTCAGCGGctgcagaggagggagggggctcgACCCTGTTCCCAGACGCAGAGGCAGCTGGCGGACAATCCCTGGAAGTCTCCTGTACCCAGCAGAGGGgctgaggggagagggagagagaagtccTTGCTGGTGCTGCCAGGAACCCCGGAGACCTGAAGCAGCAAGCTGACCTCTGAGGTCAGGAGAGGCCCGGAATCAGGCAGGAACAGAGGAAGTCAGAAGGGTAGATGGACTGAACAGGTAGGGAGACTCTTGGGTCCCCATACAGCATTGTCACAGAGGGGCCCCAGGGTCCGCTGGCTCCAGGGACTGAGACCCACAGGGAGGCACCCCCAGCTGAGACACTCACGAAGGGGCCCTGACGTTTCCCCATACCCTGTTCAGCTATGGTCCGAAGAGGGTctagagggagaggggaggaaggggccTGCCTGGGTGGGCAGAGGAGGGAGCCTAGGACGGGcatggggggaagggagggtgggagggcctCTAGCTGCTGTTCTGCTGCTCCTGCTGGCGAATAAGGTTGGCGATAGGACTAGTGATGCCGCCTATCAAGGTCCAGTACTCGTCAAAGCTGATGCGTCCGTCGTGGTTGGCGTCCAGGTCCTGGATGAGCTTGTCAGCAGCTTTCCGGTTCCCCGTGTCCTGGGGGAGAATCAAGGATCAGCAGTGCTGACTGGCAGCTCTACAGCGGCCCCAGGCAGGGCCCCGGGCAGGACCCCAGGCAGGACCCTAGGCCTGGGCTGCTGCTGCCTTTGGGAAATGGGAACAGAGCCCTCACTGGCTCAGGCCTGGGCACACTGAAGACAGAGGTCTGCGTGGGGTTGAGACCCTGGTTTTGGGGGGAACTCCGAAAGGACAGAGAAAGCAGTCGGGAAGGTCACCCAGAGGGGACAGGGCTTTGGTGGCTGAGAAGGGCCTGGCCCTTGGGTGGGAGGAACCTCACCGTCAGCATATGGTTGAGCTCTTTCCGAAGCATCTTCCGGAAGCTGCTCTTGCTGATCTTGTTCTTGACCAGGCTGTGCTTGGAGACATATTTGTAGAAGTTTTCCACCAGGACGACCACCGCCTTCTCTAGCTCCGTGTAGGAGTCCGCCATCTCACTGCCTCACAGGGCCTGGTCGTCAGGATGAGGGGAAGAGAGGACAGCTCACAGACCACATCTCTGCCTAGGTCTTCCAGCCCCTGTCCTCCCGCTGGTCCCACCCGCTGGGCGCCTGGACCCCCATGCTGGCCAGCCAGACCCCAGACCttgggaggaggcagggaaaggAGAACCCAAGAACCCAGGGTGGAGGTGGGCCTGGAATGAGAACTATGTGTCTCCTCTCATCCAGGTGATCTCCAGCTCAACCGCCTCAGCaggtcttccaggctcctccccagccccaggcactGGGCTTGTCAGAGccccagagagaagagaggatCCGTGGGAAGACGGAGAGTGCCagcccccatccctcctccctctccatacccGGCCTACCCAGGGTCCCTGCCCCGGGAGCAAGCAGCAGCTAGAAACTGATAGGATGGGCcgcgggggctggggaggggcaggagccatgtcccccaccccccaggtggCCTGAGTCCTGGCCCCAGGCctcaaagcaggagacttggacCTAGGATTTCCCTAACCCTTCAGCTGGGCTCCAGGACAGCACGTTCAGGGTCTCAGGCCACAGCTGTCCTTCTCTGGTTAAACAATATCCTGATCCACCAGGTCAGGCTTTGTGCAGGACCGCAGCCACCCCCGGCTAGCCTATCGTCCCTCATACCCACCTCGAAATATACAGTAGGATCCAAggaccgccccgcccccgccccccacccccactattACCTAAGGAGGAGCCAGGCCTGGTCCTGCCCCAGCTGGAGACAGCTGGAGATGGAGCCTCCGCAGCCAGCCAGAGGCTACACACGTCACCCCCTCACCCCAGGACAAAAGGCACTCACATTCCAAGCGGATACAGCCAACAGAATAACAGGATATGAGGGGAGCAGGCGGATCTATTCTGTGAGTCACCACCCATGCCCGGAGCCCCCCCAAGTGAACCCTGGCAAATGAgccttccctcccaccctcaaGCCCAAGGATGAGTTGCAGCCGCCTTGCCCGTTGGCCCTGGCTCTGGACGGCGGACACCGTTATCGGGGCATCCGGTGGTGTTATGGGGCATCCTGTGGTTCGTTTGGAAGGGAGGTCTGCTTCCCCAGCCCAC contains:
- the S100A16 gene encoding protein S100-A16; translation: MADSYTELEKAVVVLVENFYKYVSKHSLVKNKISKSSFRKMLRKELNHMLTDTGNRKAADKLIQDLDANHDGRISFDEYWTLIGGITSPIANLIRQQEQQNSS